From the genome of Natrinema marinum:
CGGGCGCCCGGTGGATCGTCGGGTCGGGGAAGTGGGGCTCGTACAGGGGATTGTGGTAATGTGTCGCACTCTCGTCGGCGCCAACGGAGCCGCTCATTCCCGCCGCGCCGGCCGTCGTGAGCGCGCCGATACCGATCGTTTGCAGCACTGTTCGTCGATCGAAATCATCCTTGTGACCATTCGGCATGGCGAATGGTAAGCCATCGGTGTCGAACTTATATCTTTTGCCGAGTGTTAACAGCAACCATATCTCCCTCTGAAACGGAAAAAGAGTGCGTCACGGTCGATACAGACTCTCGCGTCGATGGGCGCGTTCTCCGCCACCGTCGCGAGTTACTCGAGCGCGACCGTGTCACCTCGCTCCGCGGAGTCGTGGAGGGCTTCGATGATCCGCATATCTTGCAGGCCGTGTCGCCCGTCCGGGTAGAGATCGCCGTCGCCGAGGAGCCGATCCGCGAAGTAGTCGAACTCCTCTTTCATCTCGCGCTCGGCGTCGAAACTCCCGTGTTCGACGGTAACCGACACGTCCCCGCGCGAGAGGTGCAGCGAACACTCCCCGTGGAACGCCGGCCGGAGTTCGATCTGTCCCTCGGTTCCCGTGAGCTTGAGGTGGGTGTCCTCGTGAGCGTGCTGACTCGAGGTCGAGAGCATCTGTACGTCGTCTTCGAAGATCAGCAGCGACGAAGATCGTTCGTCGGGAACGTCGGCGAACGCCTCGTGATTCGAGACCATCTCGGCCTGAACGCTGACGGGGTCGCGCCGGAGCAGGAACCGCGTCGTGTTGATCGAGTAGATGCCCAGATCCATCACCGAGGTGCCGTAGCCGCTCAGGTCGGCGTCGAGGCGCCACTGGTCGGGATCGGGGATCATCTCGAGCAGCGGCTGGGTGTTGTGGCCGTAAACCGACACGGGCTCCCCGAGGAAGCCGTCGGCGATCAGTTCGCGGGCTCGTCGTACCGCCGGATCGGTCTGCATCCGGTAGGCGATCATCAGCGGGACGCCCGCGGCGTCGCAGGTTTCGACCATTTCCTCAGCCCGCTCGACGGTCGCTTCCATCGGCTTCTCGCAGAGGACCGCCTTGTCAAGTTCGGCCGCGGTCTCGGCATACTCGAGGTGGTAGGCGTTGGGCGTGCCGACGTAGACGGCGTCGTACTCGTCGGCGGCCGCACCGTCGTGGAACTCGTCGTAGCTGATGCCGTTCGGAACGCCGTTCTCGTCGGCGAGCCGGGTCGCCTTCTCGGTCGAGCTACTGACGAGGGTCGTCACCTCGCCCAGTTCCGACGATTCGATCGCCGGGAGGGCGACGTCGATCGTCCACCAGCCCAGCCCGATCAGGGCGTATCTTACGGTCCCGCTCTCCGTCGTCTGCCACGTTCGATCCTCGTAGCTGTCGATCCAGTCGCGCATATCCGGTTCTACATCCCGATCTGGTAAAAAACGACCGATGTCAACGTGTGACGATCGTCCACTTCGCGGTCGTGGCACGATCGATCGGACTACCCGCCGATCGAATCGGGCGAGTACACCGTTCGTCAATGCCGAACGAGGGTTCGCGCTCGATTAGCGGTCGTTCGTCCCGTTCGACTGTGGGGGCCTCGAGAGAGCGTCCGATACCCCTCGAAGGGCTGTTTGCGTCCCGAGACCGACGGTGACGACTCCGTCCGTGATTGCCGAACGTCTGGATCACTCGAGTGATCATGTCGGCGTCCGCAAATGAGTCGGTCGAAACCGCGAACCGGCCGCCGAGCGGTCGGCATGCCAGAATAGACGGACTCTTTTCGCCTCTGAACTACTTTACAACCATATGCCCGTAATGCACCTTCGGCAGCGTGGGACCGAGGGCAGTATTGTTCGCCATTGTAGGACGAAGCTAATTCCGAAGAAGACGCGGCGCGCTGGGCTGTCGGTACCGGCACATCTCGCAGCACCGCTATCCGCCGTCGCGTGGGGGCGGAGAGAGTTGCGACTCCGCCGTATCACGTCGGCGGTCGATCGGACGGGGTCCGCGAGAAAAGCGTCGCTTTCGAAGACGGCTCGAGCCGTTCCGGTTCGGGCTTCAGTAGTTGTCGTAGACCGTCTTGCTGATCGTGTAGAAGTCCAGTCCGGCGTCGCCCTGCTCGCGGTAGGTCTCGCTCGAGGAGTCTTTCATCCCGCCGAAGGGGACGTGGAGCTCGAGGCCGGTGGTCTTCTCGTTGACCTTGACGACGCCGGCCTCGATCTCGTCGACGAAGCGGTTGGCCTCAGTGTGGTCGTCGGTGACGACGCTCGCGGAGAGCCCGAAGTCGACGTCGTTGGCGACGGCCAGCGCCTCGTCGAAGTCGCTCACCGGAATGACCGCGAGCACCGGGCCGAAGACCTCCTCCTGGGCGATGCGCATCTCGGCGTCGACGTCCGAGAAGACTGCGGGCTCGACGAAGTAGCCCTCGCGGTCGAGCGTCGACCCGCCGTACGCGAGGGTCGCCCCCTCCTCCTGCGCGATGTCGATGTACCCGAGCGTACTCGCGAGTTCGGATTCGCTGACGTGAGGGCCCATACCGGGATCATCGAGGCCGTGACCGTGGTCGATCGCCGCGGCGCGGTCGACGACGGCGTCGACGAACTCGTCGTAGACGTCCTCGTGGACGATCGCACGCGAGGCCGCGGTACACGCCTGGCCGGTCACGCCGAACGCGCCGCCGGCGACGATCTCCGCCGCTTCCTCGACATCCGCGCTGTCGCTGACGACCGTCGGGTTCTTGCCGCCCATCTCGAGTTGCACGCGCTTGCCGTCCTCGGTCGCGGTGTCGTAGACGGTGTTACCGACCTTGGTGCTACCGGTAAAGGAGACGGCGTCGACGGCCTCGTGGCTCGCGATCGTGCTGCCGACCGCATTGCCGGGCCCGGTGACGACGTTGAGCACGCCGTCGGGGAGGCCGGCTTCAGCGAGCGCTGCGGCCATCTCGTGGACGACGCCGGGCGCGAGCGAGGCGGGCTTGATGACGACGGCGTTGCCCGCCGCGAGCGCGGGGGCAATCTTCCAGGCCGGGATGGCGATGGGGTAGTTCCACGGCGTGATCAGGCCCGCGACGCCGAGGGGCTCGTTTTTCGTGTAGAGGTTCGTATCGCGTGCGCTCGAGCTCTTGACCGTGCCGCCGAGGTCGCTGGCCTTCGCACCGTAGTAGTGGAAGATGTCGATCGCGCGCTGTACTTCGCCGCCGGCCTCGCTTCGGGTCTTCCCCTCCTCGCGGACGAGCAGTTCGGTCAGGTCGTCCTTTCGCTGGTCTAACAGCGAGCCCGCGGTCGTGAGGATCCGACCGCGCTCGGGACCCGGCGTCGCCCCCCACTCGTCGCTCGCGTCGCGGGCCGCCTCGATCGCCCGCTCGGCGTCGTCCGCGTCGGACTGGGGATAGGTCGCAACGACCTCCGCGGGGTTCGCGGGGTCGGTCGTCTCGAAGGTGTCGCCGGTATGCGATTCGCGCCACTCGCCGCTAACGTAGTTCAGCCGCTGGTCTGGCATACGTACGGAGGTCGTTCCGTTCGCTCATAATTCTTGCCGTTCCGACGCTTCCCGCCAGTGGACCGTCCGGGGACGAGACATTTATAATGAATCGGGTAGTTGATGGGTGCATGCGGTATCAGCGCCTATCCACTGGCGACCAGTATAGACTGATCGCTGTCGATGACGACACAGCGTACGACCTGACGGCCGTCAAACCACGACTGGACGAGTTCGGAGAACTCGCCGCAGCGGCGGACCTCGCGGGGGTCGGGATCGACGACGTGGCGAGCGAACTCACGGCCGAGGCACCGACGATCCCGCGGGATTCGCTCACCGACGGAACGCTGCCGGTCGTGCCGGAGGAAGTCTGGGCGGCGGGAGTCACCTACGAGATCAGCGAAGAGGCCCGCGAGGCCGAAAGCGGGATGCCGGAAATGTACCTCCACGCCTACGAGGCCGAGCGGCCGGAGATATTCTTCAAAGCGACGCCGAGCCGGACGGTCGGTCCCGGCGAGGCGGTCGGGATCCGAGCCGATTCCTCGTGGGACGTTCCCGAACCGGAACTCGGCATCGTCCTCTACGACGGCTCGGTCGTCGGCTACACGATCGGCAACGACATGAGCAGCCGCGAGATCGAGGGCGAGAACCCGCTGTATCTGCCCCAGGCGAAGATGTACGAGCGGTGTTGCTCGATCGGCCCCTGTATCGCCTCCGCCGCCGAGGTCGGCGACCCACACGAACTGACGATGTCGATGGAGATCACGCGAGACGGCGAGACCCTATACGACGGCGAGACATCGATCGGCAACATGGCTCGCACCTGTGACGAACTGGTCGAGTACTGGCGAGACCACGACGTCGTCCCCGAACTCGGTGTCCTGCTCACCGGCACTTCGCTGGTCCCGGACGACGGCTTCACCCTCCGTCCCGACGACGAGGTCCGCATCGCGATCGACGAGATCGGCGAACTCGCGAATCCGGTCGTCGAAGTCTGAGCCCGCAGCGGCGAACTGAATCCCTTTCTAGAGTCACTCGAGCGACGTTCGCTGCCGATCGTCTCGTCGGAACGGAGCGTACCGCGAAAAACAGCGCGACGCGACGGTCTACGGCAGCGTTCCGTCGTCGGCGCCGGTAAACGCCAGCTGACGGTTCGTCACCGCCTCGCCCGTCTCGCCGTCGAAGAGGTGGATCGCCCGTTCGGGGAACGAGACGCGCACGCGATCGCCGTCGCTGACGGTGGGCACGCCCTCGGTCGTCGCGACGAACTCCTCGCCGTCGGTCGCGTCGTCGAACCGTAGGTGGACGATGTTCTCGTTACCCATCGGCTCGACGACGGACACCACCGCCTCGAGCCCGCTGTCGTCCGTCCCGCGCTCGCCGATCCGGACATCTTCAGGACGGATTCCGAGCACGATCGACTGCCCGTCCTCGAGGTCGGCGCTCGCCTCCGAGCCGAGCGGATAGTCGAACGCGTCGGTCTCGATCCGCTCCCCGTCGAAGTGGCCGTCGAAGACGTTCATCGACGGCTCGCCGATGAAGCCCGCGACGAACAGGTTGTTCGGCTCGTGGTAACACTCAAGCGGCGTGCCGACCTGTTGGAGTTCCCCCTCGTTCAACACGGCGATCCGATCGCCCATCGTCATCGCCTCGGTCTGATCGTGGGTGACGTAGACCGTCGTCACGCCCAGCCGTTCCTGCAGGTGCTGGAGCTCCGTCCGCATCTCCGCTCGCAGCTTCGCGTCGAGGTTCGAGAGCGGCTCGTCCATCAGGAACACGTCCGGATCGCGGACGATCGCCCGGCCCAGCGCGACTCGCTGTTGCTGCCCGCCGGAAAGCTCGCCGGGCTTGCGGTCCAGCAGGTCGTCGATCCCCATCAGCGCCGCCGTCTCTTCTACCGTCTCGTCGATCTGGGCGTCCGAGCGGTCCGTCGACTCCTCGAGCCCGAACGATATGTTCGCGCGGACGGTCTTGTGAGGGTACAGCGCGTACGACTGGAAGACCATGGCGATGTCGCGATCCTGGGCGGAGACGTCGTTGATCGTCCGCTCGCCGAGTCTGATCTCGCCGTCCGTCACTTCCTCGAGGCCGGCGATCATGCGCAGCGTCGTCGATTTGCCACAGCCCGAGGGACCGACCAGCACGAGGAAGTCACCGTCGGGAACCTCGACCGAGACATCGTTGACCGCAACGACACCGGCGTTTCCGTCACCGTACACCTTGGTTACGTCGTCGAGTTCTAAGCCCGCCATGTTACACCTGCGTGAGTTCGCGTTCGGTTTCGAGACGACGATTACAGAGCGCGTCGCCGCTGGTTCCATCGAAGACGTGGAGCCGCTCGGGATCGAGCGTCACCACGACCGATTCGCCCGCTTCCACGACGTGCATCCCGTCGGTCACCGCCTGGATGACGTCGTGATCGTCACCCGCGTCGGCGTGCGTGAGATGGACCACGTTCTGGTCGCCGTGGGTCTCCGTGACCGTCACCGTCATCCGGAACTCGTGGTCGCCGAGCGGCGTCGACACGTCCTCGGCCCGCC
Proteins encoded in this window:
- the gfo6 gene encoding D-xylose 1-dehydrogenase Gfo6; amino-acid sequence: MRDWIDSYEDRTWQTTESGTVRYALIGLGWWTIDVALPAIESSELGEVTTLVSSSTEKATRLADENGVPNGISYDEFHDGAAADEYDAVYVGTPNAYHLEYAETAAELDKAVLCEKPMEATVERAEEMVETCDAAGVPLMIAYRMQTDPAVRRARELIADGFLGEPVSVYGHNTQPLLEMIPDPDQWRLDADLSGYGTSVMDLGIYSINTTRFLLRRDPVSVQAEMVSNHEAFADVPDERSSSLLIFEDDVQMLSTSSQHAHEDTHLKLTGTEGQIELRPAFHGECSLHLSRGDVSVTVEHGSFDAEREMKEEFDYFADRLLGDGDLYPDGRHGLQDMRIIEALHDSAERGDTVALE
- a CDS encoding aldehyde dehydrogenase family protein; its protein translation is MPDQRLNYVSGEWRESHTGDTFETTDPANPAEVVATYPQSDADDAERAIEAARDASDEWGATPGPERGRILTTAGSLLDQRKDDLTELLVREEGKTRSEAGGEVQRAIDIFHYYGAKASDLGGTVKSSSARDTNLYTKNEPLGVAGLITPWNYPIAIPAWKIAPALAAGNAVVIKPASLAPGVVHEMAAALAEAGLPDGVLNVVTGPGNAVGSTIASHEAVDAVSFTGSTKVGNTVYDTATEDGKRVQLEMGGKNPTVVSDSADVEEAAEIVAGGAFGVTGQACTAASRAIVHEDVYDEFVDAVVDRAAAIDHGHGLDDPGMGPHVSESELASTLGYIDIAQEEGATLAYGGSTLDREGYFVEPAVFSDVDAEMRIAQEEVFGPVLAVIPVSDFDEALAVANDVDFGLSASVVTDDHTEANRFVDEIEAGVVKVNEKTTGLELHVPFGGMKDSSSETYREQGDAGLDFYTISKTVYDNY
- a CDS encoding fumarylacetoacetate hydrolase family protein, encoding MRYQRLSTGDQYRLIAVDDDTAYDLTAVKPRLDEFGELAAAADLAGVGIDDVASELTAEAPTIPRDSLTDGTLPVVPEEVWAAGVTYEISEEAREAESGMPEMYLHAYEAERPEIFFKATPSRTVGPGEAVGIRADSSWDVPEPELGIVLYDGSVVGYTIGNDMSSREIEGENPLYLPQAKMYERCCSIGPCIASAAEVGDPHELTMSMEITRDGETLYDGETSIGNMARTCDELVEYWRDHDVVPELGVLLTGTSLVPDDGFTLRPDDEVRIAIDEIGELANPVVEV
- a CDS encoding ABC transporter ATP-binding protein; this translates as MAGLELDDVTKVYGDGNAGVVAVNDVSVEVPDGDFLVLVGPSGCGKSTTLRMIAGLEEVTDGEIRLGERTINDVSAQDRDIAMVFQSYALYPHKTVRANISFGLEESTDRSDAQIDETVEETAALMGIDDLLDRKPGELSGGQQQRVALGRAIVRDPDVFLMDEPLSNLDAKLRAEMRTELQHLQERLGVTTVYVTHDQTEAMTMGDRIAVLNEGELQQVGTPLECYHEPNNLFVAGFIGEPSMNVFDGHFDGERIETDAFDYPLGSEASADLEDGQSIVLGIRPEDVRIGERGTDDSGLEAVVSVVEPMGNENIVHLRFDDATDGEEFVATTEGVPTVSDGDRVRVSFPERAIHLFDGETGEAVTNRQLAFTGADDGTLP